The genome window GAAAAGCCTGCGGGGTTTGAATGCTCCACAGACTGCTGCGATCTGGTGTCGCCGTAACGACTCCCTCCGCATTCACTTGTTTGATCGTATCCTTCACGGGAACCGCCAGTACAGCTGCTCCACCACCGGCTATGGCAGCCGCCATGCATCCCTTGATCTGCTCATGGTTCACAAAAGGACGTACCCCGTCGTGAACGAGAACCCAATCCGTCCCAAGTGCCTCAAGGCCTTTATGGACAGAATGTTGTCTCTCTTTCCCTCCGGGGATAACATGGACACGTGAATCCAGTTGGTATTTTTTTACCCAATCCTGGCAGCGTTCAACATCTGCAGCTCCTGTGACCAGCACCATCTCGCGGATCTCGTCCAGCGCAGCAAATACCTCAAGCGTATGTATGAAAACGGGCTTGTCCTGCAGCAACAGAAACTGTTTGCTCTCGGTCGTCCCCATCCGGGTTCCGCGACCTGCTGCCACAATGACAACGCCCCACCCTTTATCCATGCCGCAATCCCTGCCTTGTCTGTCAGTTTATCGTTCAAAGATACACAATATCATTCAACGATACACTACCCATCATACCGCTTTATTGGGCTTTTTCCAACAGTTTCGGCTTGGCAAAAATCATTCGTCCCGCTGAAGTCTGCAACACACTGGTCACGAGCACTTCCATCATCATGCCAATATACTCGCGTCCGCCCTCCACAACGATCATTGTGCCATCATCCAGATAGGCTACACCTTGACCATGCTCCTTGCCATCCTTGATGATCTGCACCATGATCTCCTCACCTGGCAGAACAACTGGCTTCACCGCATTGGCGAGATCATTAATGTTCAGCACAGACACACCCTGGAGTTCGCACACTTTGTTCAGGTTAAAGTCATTGGTGACCACTTTGCCCTGAAGCACTTTAGCCAGTTTGACCAGTTTGCTGTCCACCTCGGAGATTTCCTCGAAATCCCCTTCGTAGATCAGTACTTTTACATCAAGTTCCTTCTGGATTTTGTTCAAAATGTCCAATCCTCGACGTCCTCTGTTCCGCTTGAGCAGATCCGATGAATCGGCAATATGCTGCAGCTCCTCCAGAACGAATTCCGGAATGACGATCGTGCCTTCAATAAATCCGGTTTTGCATATATCCGCGATACGCCCATCAATAATAACACTGGTATCCAGAATTTTATGTTCTTCCATCCGTCTATCCTCGTCCACCTCGGGATGACCCCATCGCCCAGACATCCAGAATGCCCCCAGATCATCTTTCTTCGCCATGGCAAGGGTGTAACCGGAATAAGCACCAATCACCGTCAGTGCCACTTGCAGCACTTCTCCTGCTGTTCCCATCCATCCCACAACAGGGTATAACAACAAAGCCACCAGCAAGCCAGCAACGGTACCTGCGGCACCTGCAGCCAGTTCATTCATAGGTACTTTTGCCAATGATTCGATTCCACTATGCAGTCTGTCTGCCATCAATGTTCCACCGATATTACATACAGCCATAAACATTACAGCTCCCAGCAGCGTCGATATACCAGCTCCCAGTAATCCTGCGGACTGAATCCATTCCGCCATCCATGGGACCGATTTTCCTGCCAGATGATATGCCGTGTAGCCGAACCATGCACCGCACAATCCTGTAAAAGTTAAAATGCCTTTTTTCCACATTAGTCCCTGCACCTCCTTCAATGTATCTTGATCTTGATATCCAGTATGATCCAATTCCTAATTTGCTAATCCCTTCCGGAAGAACTTTTTGGAAATGTTGCAATCGTCAGTTGAAAGTAGGTAAATTATTGGCATATAATGAATTCAATTCATATCCCGAGGTGAGTGGCAAAAATGAGTACGCTAAGTTTACAGGCTTTCCAGGATCAAGTTTCTGAACTGTTGTTGCGTCATCGCAGCCTGATTGATGTACTGTCCAAAACGGGACAAGCCGGAGCGTCTGTTAACCGTGCCGTGTCCAAAGCCATTACCGAATGCGGCTGCATCGAGCTGCACGCCACCAAGCAGAAATATGCCCCGGAGAGCGATATCGCTCAAACCAAGGGCCTGCTGGAAACGCATGTGGAAGGTGAATTGTGTGAGAATTGCCGAGAGGTCATCAGCTCTGAACTAGGGCGGAACCTGTTCTACATGTCGGCTCTCTGCAATCTGCTGGACATTAACATGGAAGAGGTCGTAAATCACGAATCACAGAAGTGTTCAACGTTAGGGATGTTTAATCTGTCGTAAGAAGATATGTATGTCGTTCGCAAGGGTTTCTTTTACCGTAAATAGATTGAATAAACAAAAAGCACGCATTCTCCAATGCAGGAGAGTACGTGCTTTCTTTGTCTAGTGTCTGTTACCAAGGTTACTTAACGATCGGAAGGACGGGATGATTTCTCATCCTTGCGCTTTTTCGCCCGACTACGCGAGGCCGCTGTTCGCAGGTTATGCTTCATTCCATACAAGGCGTATAACACCAACGGAATAAAGATCAATTTGGATAGCTGCTCCGGGAAAATCACGGCTACGGCTATGGCAAATAACACAACCCATGGGGCAATCCAGATTGCCTTGCGTGGCAACCCGACCTTTTTGAAATTGGGATATTTAAGCGAACTGACCATCAGATACGATAACAGCAATGTAGCAATCATCATGCTGATGGGACCGATATCCTTGTTAAACAAGGACAATGTGGCCAGCACTCCGCCGGCTGCCGGAATCGGCAAACCTGTGAAGTACCCGGGGATCCCCGGACGAACATTAAACCGGGCAAGACGAATCGCCCCACAGATCGGAAAAGCCGCTGTTGCAATCCAGGCGAGGATCGGCATCGAATCTTGAAACGACACCATAAATATGATCAGGGCTGGTGCGGCACCAAAGGAAACCATGTCAGACAAGGAATCAAGTTCCTTGCCGAATTCGCTCTGGGCATTGAGTGCACGTGCCACTCGGCCATCCAGACCATCCAGCAGCATCGCTACAATGACCATAATGGCAGCCAAACTGTAATTTCCATCAATCGCAAGCAAAATTGCCATCATTCCAAGAAACAGATTACCCAGGGTAAAGAGATTCGGAATGAATCTGGTTAGCATCGTTGTTTCACCTCATCCATTTCAAGCCTTTATATAGGCAAAACCTTACATCTGTCTGTCGATAAACATCTGCTCCTGCAAACGTTTGAGGCCTTCCTTAATGGTCCGGGCTCGAACTTCACCAATACCGTCCACTTCGTCCAGTTCTTCAATTGTAGCCATAATAACATGAGGTAGTTGTTCAAATTGATCCACCAGGTTATGGATAATGACATTGGGCAGACGGGGGATCTTATTTAATACCCGGAATCCGCGAGGTGCAACCGAATCCTCTGAAGTGGCCGCTGATGAAGGATAACCGAGCAGACGGACAATATGGTGTGCATCCAGTAATTCATCGTCCGACAATCTTTTCAGTCCTACTATAATTTCACGGATTTTGTCATCACTGTCGTCACGGGCATAGTCTTTATACAACAACCAGGCTTCTTCTTCCGTTGTACCCACAAGCTCTTCCATTTGCATGGAGATGAGTCGTCCCTCATTCCCGAGTTCATGAATGTATCGTTTGATCTCCGTTTTGATCCGCATCACCATCTCGGTACGCTGAATCACATTGACCACTTCAGGAATCGTCACCAATTCCTCAAATTCAGAGGCACTCAGATTCGTAAGGGACTGTGTTAATACCGCTTTGTATTTCTCCAGGGTTTGAATCGCTTGATTCGCTTTGGTCAAAATAACCCCGATTTCCTTGAGGGAATAACGAAGTGTTCCCTGATACAAGGTAATGATATTCCGGCGCTGTGATATGGATACGACCAATTTACCCGTTTGCTTCGCTACACGCTCTGCCGTCCGGTGACGAATGCCCGTCTCTGATGAAGAGATTGAGGAATCGGGAATTAACTGGGTATTGGCGTAAAGAATACGCTTCAAATCTTCGCTAAGAATAATGGCTCCATCCATCTTAGCGAGTTCGTACAGATAGTTGGGGGAGAAGTCACAGTTAATCGAGAATCCCCCATCCACCACTTCCATGACTTCAGGGCTGTATCCTACAACAAGCAGTGCGCCCGTCTTGGCGCGCAGCACATTTTCCAGACCTTCGCGGAAAGGTGTACCTGGTGCGATCAGCCTTAATAATTCATTCATATTATCCAATTGGCTCGAATCTTTCATCTTGTTATGCCCCCTAATCTAAAGCAACCGCTAGTGCATCTGCCACGGTATTCACACCGATCAGTTGTATCCCGCGAGGATGTTTCCAGCCCTTTAAGCTTTTTTCTGGTAAAATAACACGCTTGAAGCCCAGCTTCGCGGCTTCCTTCACTCGTTGTTCTGCTCGTGATACGGCTCGAACTTCACCTGTGAGACCAATCTCGCCAAAGATGACGTCATCCGGCTTGGTCGGTACATCTCTCAAACTGGAGGCAATGCTGACCGCAACCGCCAAATCTACCGCGGGCTCATCCAGCCTTACTCCACCAGCCACGTTAAGATATGCATCCTGGGTTTGTAAAAACATGCCCATCCGTTTCTCTAGCACGGCAATGATCAGATTTAATCGATGCAAGTCTACTCCTGTTGCCATACGGCGGGGAGAAGGGAAATGGGTGGTCGAGATCAACGCCTGCAATTCCACGAGCAAAGGACGTGTGCCCTCCATGCTGGCAACTACCGTAGAACCCGCTACACCCAGTGGCCGTTCCGACAAAAAGAGTTCTGACGGGTTGCCCACCTCACGAAGTCCATCCTCGCCCATCTCAAAAATGCCAATCTCATTGGTTGAACCAAAACGGTTCTTCACCGCACGCAACAGTCGATACGTATGATGCCGTTCTCCTTCAAAATAAAGCACGCAATCCACCATATGTTCTAACATACGTGGACCGGCAATGGCAC of Paenibacillus sp. FSL R5-0517 contains these proteins:
- the ispD gene encoding 2-C-methyl-D-erythritol 4-phosphate cytidylyltransferase, yielding MDKGWGVVIVAAGRGTRMGTTESKQFLLLQDKPVFIHTLEVFAALDEIREMVLVTGAADVERCQDWVKKYQLDSRVHVIPGGKERQHSVHKGLEALGTDWVLVHDGVRPFVNHEQIKGCMAAAIAGGGAAVLAVPVKDTIKQVNAEGVVTATPDRSSLWSIQTPQAFRLSSLLSAYESAEQDGFLGTDDAMLAERQGMSVKVVEGNYTNIKLTTPEDLQYAAFLLGGEKKR
- a CDS encoding PIN/TRAM domain-containing protein, coding for MWKKGILTFTGLCGAWFGYTAYHLAGKSVPWMAEWIQSAGLLGAGISTLLGAVMFMAVCNIGGTLMADRLHSGIESLAKVPMNELAAGAAGTVAGLLVALLLYPVVGWMGTAGEVLQVALTVIGAYSGYTLAMAKKDDLGAFWMSGRWGHPEVDEDRRMEEHKILDTSVIIDGRIADICKTGFIEGTIVIPEFVLEELQHIADSSDLLKRNRGRRGLDILNKIQKELDVKVLIYEGDFEEISEVDSKLVKLAKVLQGKVVTNDFNLNKVCELQGVSVLNINDLANAVKPVVLPGEEIMVQIIKDGKEHGQGVAYLDDGTMIVVEGGREYIGMMMEVLVTSVLQTSAGRMIFAKPKLLEKAQ
- the pssA gene encoding CDP-diacylglycerol--serine O-phosphatidyltransferase; protein product: MLTRFIPNLFTLGNLFLGMMAILLAIDGNYSLAAIMVIVAMLLDGLDGRVARALNAQSEFGKELDSLSDMVSFGAAPALIIFMVSFQDSMPILAWIATAAFPICGAIRLARFNVRPGIPGYFTGLPIPAAGGVLATLSLFNKDIGPISMMIATLLLSYLMVSSLKYPNFKKVGLPRKAIWIAPWVVLFAIAVAVIFPEQLSKLIFIPLVLYALYGMKHNLRTAASRSRAKKRKDEKSSRPSDR
- the disA gene encoding DNA integrity scanning diadenylate cyclase DisA; translation: MKDSSQLDNMNELLRLIAPGTPFREGLENVLRAKTGALLVVGYSPEVMEVVDGGFSINCDFSPNYLYELAKMDGAIILSEDLKRILYANTQLIPDSSISSSETGIRHRTAERVAKQTGKLVVSISQRRNIITLYQGTLRYSLKEIGVILTKANQAIQTLEKYKAVLTQSLTNLSASEFEELVTIPEVVNVIQRTEMVMRIKTEIKRYIHELGNEGRLISMQMEELVGTTEEEAWLLYKDYARDDSDDKIREIIVGLKRLSDDELLDAHHIVRLLGYPSSAATSEDSVAPRGFRVLNKIPRLPNVIIHNLVDQFEQLPHVIMATIEELDEVDGIGEVRARTIKEGLKRLQEQMFIDRQM
- the radA gene encoding DNA repair protein RadA; translated protein: MAKVKTKFQCTECGYEAPKWYGKCPGCQSWNSMVEETETVVKTQGRNSPLFDSKDKPLPIIDIDSGQEPRVQTGIGELNRVLGGGIVPGSLVLVGGDPGIGKSTLMLQTSHALTHSGLRVLYVSGEESVKQTKLRADRLGALSAELYVLCETNMERVEEAVDQIQPHFLVIDSIQTVYLPEVTSAPGSVAQVRECTSRFMRIAKGRGIATVLVGHVTKEGAIAGPRMLEHMVDCVLYFEGERHHTYRLLRAVKNRFGSTNEIGIFEMGEDGLREVGNPSELFLSERPLGVAGSTVVASMEGTRPLLVELQALISTTHFPSPRRMATGVDLHRLNLIIAVLEKRMGMFLQTQDAYLNVAGGVRLDEPAVDLAVAVSIASSLRDVPTKPDDVIFGEIGLTGEVRAVSRAEQRVKEAAKLGFKRVILPEKSLKGWKHPRGIQLIGVNTVADALAVALD